The Parambassis ranga chromosome 19, fParRan2.1, whole genome shotgun sequence genome contains a region encoding:
- the pdk2a gene encoding pyruvate dehydrogenase (acetyl-transferring) kinase isozyme 2, mitochondrial, whose translation MKFVRFIMKNAALASVPKHIEHFSKFSPSPLSMKQFLDFGSINACEKTSFVFLRQELPVRLSNIMKEINLLPDKLLTTPSVQMVQSWYIQSLMEILEFLDKNPDDHKVLGEFVVALVTIRNRHNDVVPTMAQGIIEYKEAFPQDLYTNQNIQYFLDRFYMSRISIRMLINQHTLIFDGTTNPVHPNTIGSIDPHCKVGDVVQDAFHSAKMLCDQYYLCSPDLILQEMNHKTTNHPINIVYVPSHLYHMLFELFKNAMRATIETHESSNNLPPIQVLVSLGGEDMSIKVSDKGGGVPFRRLEKLFSYMYSTAPVPQIGDHTRPPLAGFGYGLPISRLYAKYFQGDLQLYSMEGHGTDAVIYLKALSTDSIERLPVYNKTALKNYKVSQEADDWCIPSKEPLDLSNYKVAK comes from the exons ATGAAGTTCGTAAGGTTTATAATGAAAAATGCCGCTTTAGCTAGCGTGCCTAAACATATCGAGCATTTCTCCAAATTCTCTCCGTCACCGCTCTCCATGAAGCAGTTTCTAGATTTCG gttCCATCAACGCCTGTGAAAAGACATCTTTTGTCTTTCTGCGGCAGGAGCTTCCTGTCAGACTTTCAAACATCATGAAAGAAATTAACCTCCTGCCCGACAAACTGCTCACAACCCCATCTGTGCAGATGGTGCAAAGCtg GTATATCCAGAGTTTAATGGAGATCCTTGAATTTTTAGACAAGAATCCGGATGACCACAAAGTCCTTGGAGA GTTTGTCGTTGCTTTGGTCACCATCAGAAACAGACACAATGATGTAGTTCCGACCATGGCCCAGGGTATCATAGAATACAAAGAGGCCTTTCCCCAAGATTTGTACACCAACCAGAACATACAGTACTTTCTGGACCGTTTCTATATGAGCCGCATCTCAATCCGCATGCTCATCAACCAGCACA CTCTTATTTTTGACGGTACTACCAACCCTGTCCACCCAAACACCATTGGAAGCATTGACCCTCACTGTAAAGTTGGAGATGTAGTTCAGG ATGCCTTCCACAGTGCCAAGATGCTGTGTGACCAGTATTACCTCTGCTCCCCTGATCTGATCCTACAGGAGATGAACC ACAAGACGACCAATCACCCAATCAATATTGTGTATGTGCCCTCCCATCTTTATCACATGCTCTTTGAACTCTTCAAG AATGCTATGAGAGCTACCATTGAGACACACGAGAGCAGCAATAATCTCCCACCCATTCAAGTGCTGGTGTCCCTGGGGGGTGAGGACATGTCAATCAAG GTGAGTGACAAGGGGGGCGGTGTCCCATTTCGCAGGCTCGAGAAGCTGTTCAGCTACATGTACTCCACAGCTCCAGTTCCACAGATAGGAGACCACACACGGCCTCCGCTG GCTGGATTCGGCTATGGTCTCCCCATCTCCCGCCTCTATGCCAAGTACTTCCAGGGGGACCTGCAGCTCTACTCCATGGAGGGCCATGGCACAGACGCTGTCATCTACTTGAAG GCACTGTCCACAGACTCCATTGAAAGGCTGCCAGTGTACAACAAAACAGCTCTAAAGAACTACAAAGTGAGCCAAGAGGCTGATGACTGGTGCATACCCAGTAAAGAGCCCCTAGATCTGAGCAACTATAAGGTAGCCAAGTGA